From Terriglobales bacterium, the proteins below share one genomic window:
- a CDS encoding BON domain-containing protein, whose product MLRKFFAFTLLSILGLALACSSNRNTNARNDNPNAARNDKEAVEKSLDQAGFSGLRVEWDKDKRVIALNGRVRSPELKAKAGEVAQQAAAGDVVSNQLSIEPVDEEHAAKTIERNVDDAIEKNFKAVLVANRLDHERIHYQAKNGVLTIDGKVKTPAERTQVQKLAATVPNVDQVVNKLDVDRKNVEQAAEPR is encoded by the coding sequence ATGCTCAGGAAGTTCTTTGCTTTTACCTTGCTGTCGATTCTGGGTTTGGCGCTGGCGTGTTCCTCGAACCGCAATACGAACGCGCGCAATGACAACCCGAACGCTGCCCGCAACGACAAAGAAGCAGTTGAGAAATCGCTCGACCAGGCCGGCTTCAGCGGCCTGAGGGTCGAGTGGGACAAAGATAAGCGCGTCATCGCGTTGAACGGCCGCGTGCGCTCACCGGAATTGAAAGCCAAGGCCGGTGAAGTCGCGCAGCAGGCCGCAGCCGGCGACGTGGTCTCCAACCAGCTCAGCATCGAGCCCGTGGACGAGGAGCACGCGGCAAAAACCATCGAGCGCAACGTTGACGACGCGATCGAGAAGAACTTCAAGGCCGTGCTGGTGGCCAATCGTCTCGATCACGAACGTATCCACTACCAGGCCAAGAACGGCGTGCTCACGATCGACGGCAAGGTGAAGACGCCCGCAGAGCGGACCCAGGTCCAGAAGCTGGCGGCGACGGTGCCGAACGTCGATCAAGTGGTGAACAAGCTTGAC